The Leptolyngbya sp. FACHB-261 genome segment GACCCAACTCCATTCGTTGGTAAATACTGGATCTACGAGCAGGCGATTCGCGTTCCTTTCTATGGGATTTACGACCCGACCCACTCAGACCTAGAGATGTACCACCTGATCGAAGGTTGCTACGAACCTTTGCCAATCAACAATCGCGGCCATTATCCAATTACCCAGCTCGGTGTGGAGTTGGGTCTCTGGCATGGCTGGTACCAACAGGCAGAGTTGCCCTGGCTGCGTTATGTGGACCTGCCTTGGTTGCGCTGGTGGGACCAGGACGGCATTCTTTTGCCAACCCGTGAGGAACGCGCCGAGCAAGAGCGCCAAAAGCAAGAATTGACCCAACATCAAATGGAACGCGAGCGGCAACGGGCCGAACAAGCCGAAGCGCTCCTGGCCCAAGAACGGCAGCGTGCCCAGCGCCTGGCAGAACAGCTCCAGGCATTGGGCATTAGACCGGATGCGGTGTAGAGGGTTTAACGAGAGGTTTAATGGCGAGAAGTCTAGCGGCGTCGGCTGAAGCCCCGGCTTCTGCTGCCAAAACCGCCCGACGAGCGGGCCCGTCCGCTACCGAAGCCAGTACGGTCAGACGACCTTACCCGAGTACGGTTATTAGAACGACGCAAGTCACTAGAGCCAAACCCTGAGCCAGTGGCTCGCTCCCGCTCACGCGCGGTTCTAGTTCTTAGGCCGCCTGAGTTGCGGATACTGGGTTGCGAGGCGCGGAAATTAGTTCGACGGGCTCGGGTCGCTAGAGGGGGAGCCTGATAGCGACTTTGGTAGCGCTGAACCGCTTGGCCGTATGTGTTGCCGTAACCACCAATGCCTATTAGTGCGCCGCCCGGCTGATAGACCGGTGGCACATAGTAGCGAGGGGAGAAGAGCAAATTACCAACTAGTTGACCCGCTATAGCCCCTGCGAATGGAGTCCAAAAGCTAGGTTCCTGACGCACAACCACAGTTTGAGCTTGGCCGGACTGAGGATCCGTCTGGGTTTCAGTAACGTTGTGGATATACTCGATGCGGAAATCTTCAGGAATGTGCAGCGAGGGCTGACCGTTCTCGATGTTCAGATAGCCCTTTTGACCGCTCGACACCTCAGCATCGGTCAGACGTGCCATCTGGAGGGCATTGGTTCGAACGATTGGCGGCGTGCCTGCGGGCGTGTCGAGCAGAACCAGGCTGTATTGACCATCGACGTCGTTGTAGGTCACCTGCTGGACACCGTATTTGCCGTTAGGCAGCTGACTAAGTTCCGGCGCAGCTTGCGCAGCTTGGCCTTGGCCTGAATTCTGAGCGGGCCGAGCACTAACGGTGCGGTCCTGGTTTTGGTTTCCAACTGACGGCGCTCCGCAGGCTAGCGTTGTCCAGCCTAGGCTGAGCGCCATCAGGAGAATGATCAATTGGCGAGACTGGCGAGACATAGGAGACATCTGAGTAACACTCAAACTAAATACGAATTCAAGCAATGCGGCTTAAAGCGGCACCAATTCTGGAAAGTTGTACAACAGCTGATCGGAGCTCAGGTCCTCACCAATTTGTGCAGGTGAAAAATGGACCTGAATGGCTCTTAGGGCTTCTCGCCCACGAAAACTGATAATGGCTTTTAGGGCAGAATGCAGCGCACTAGCACTCGCTAGATCAGTCTCTAATTCAGGTGCTTCACCCTCATAAGCAACCGTCAACATCACTACCAGATTTCGCGTCACTGGTAGGGACAACAACTCGTCAGCATCGGGAATTGGCTCCTCTAAGTCCGGCTCGGTCAAATAGCGTTGTGCAGAGTCAGTAAATAACTCTTCAACGTAGTCCCCTGCCTCACCTTCATCCCAAAAAACGTTGCCTTCATTAGCTGCTGAGCGCCAATAAGGGTCGTACCGCAGCAGGCTCTGGCAAATATCTGCAAGCCCGTCTTCTAACACATCTAGATCACCATCTGCATCAACTGCTTCCCGAGCAGCTTGATTCAACACACCCAAAAGTGGCGCAATTTCGTCGCCAGCCAAGTGTACAAATATGCGACAAACTGCGAAGCGAGTTTGCCCTGTTACTTTGTTCAATCGGTCACGCCACGAATGCATTTCTGGCTGGAGATTAATTACTCTATTTCTCATTTTAGTTGGCTCCAAAAACTTGCCGTCTACCTAAGGTACGGGCAAATGAAAAACGCCCTTCACCCCAGGGTAGGGTTAAGGGCTAGGGCAGATGTTTTTTCCGGACTACGAATTAATGATGATGACCGTGGTCATGGTTATGGCCATGACTATGCCCATGAGCATCGCTGTGACCATGATTGTGACCGTGGTGCTCGTGATGAGCATGGTCATGAGTACTGCCGTGAGCACTATGAGTGTGACTATGAGCCAGAGTAGGGTTGACTGCCAAGGCTTGTTCAGACAGCAACGCCTCAATCTGAGGGTCAGCCCAAGCGGCTGCCATCTTCAGAAACTCCGGATGATCATTGACGCATTCCATGCGCACATAAGTCACTTCAGGGTGCTTGCCGCGCAGACGCTCGATGATGTGGTCAACATCCAGCAGGGTCTCATGGTTCTCGGTCGCAAAGCCGATGGGCATGAACACTAAGGCAGTTGCCCCCAACTCGATCAGGTTACGACCTGCCAAGTCAGCATTAGGTTGGGTCCACTCAATCAGGGGCGTGTCGTGGTTGAGCCAGCCCACCGAAATCAGCGGATATTTGTGCATCAGCCTTTCGCGGACCCGGTCATAGAGCGCTTGACTCTCTTCAATACCCGAGACGAAACCCTTGGCCTTATGCGGGCAGCCGTGGTTCATCAGCACAATGCCGGTTTGAGAGGGCAAGTGGGCGACGGCCAGATCTTTCTTGATTTTGTCTTCGACCAAGCGAGCAAGCAGATCAATGTAATCAGGCTCGTTGTAGAAGGAGGGGATATAGCGGGTGCCCTTGACCCAATGCTCACCACCATCGCTAAGTTGGGCCAAGCCTTTGTTGACCTGCTCCACTGCAATGCCGCTGGTGAAGATCGAGTCCACCACCAACAGGGGATAGATCAGCAGGCGATCAAAACCTTGAGCTTTGATTTCAGCGAGAACCTGCTCTGGCAAAAAGGGTGCGCAGAAGTTAAACGCCTTGAAAACTTTGACCCGTTCGCCCCAGCGTTCTTGCAGGCTAGCCTCAATTCCAGCCCGTTGCTGCTCGAAGATGGCATTGTGGGGCGAGATAAATTGGCCGTGCTGGTGGCTCCACTCGTGCAGATCAAACATTGCCAATAGCTTAGCCAGCGGCGGATAGACCCAGGTTGGCACCGGCGCAAACTTGGCAGTTAGTAAATTTAAAGCCTGCTCGTTGTAGTTGGCAAAGTCGTCATAACTCTCGACCTCGCCATAGCCCATCAGCAGGACGGCTACCCGATCAGCAGCCGAGTTTGATGCACCCTGAGGGCTTTCCTGTTGCAATCGTTCGGGCGTAGCAACCACGGGACTATCCTTGCACTCTGTGAGTCTGAACCCTGACTAGGTTAACATCCCCTCCCAGGGGATAGGTTCACCTCTACCAGGCTTCTATCTCAAGATAGACCTGGGCCTGAGTGATGCTTGCACCCGGCGCAGCAGCTAGCGTGCCACCGTGATCTCCTGTGAGCCATTGCCCTCCCTTGCCACGCGTAGCCTCACCTGATTTGCCTTTAGGCGCTCCACAATATCTTTGTTATTGAGAGCGACGGTTGGCTCATCGTCGATTGAGAGAATGACATCCCCTACCTGCAAACCAGCCTGCTCTGCCGGTGAGCCAGCGCTAATCTCTCGGACCTTAGGATAATGGCTGCCCTCATTGGCCTTGAAGCGGATACCGATGTCAGAGAATTCCTCACTCGGCTGCTGCAGAACTTCGAGCGGATTCCAGGACTGAGTTTCCGCTGGCGCTTCAGGTGAGGCTGAGGCCTCAGCCACTGGTACACCCGGGCTGGCATCTGGGTTTGACACCCGGTCAGACGACTGATTCTGGTCAGGATTCGAGGTGTTAGGTCTAGTGGAGGCAAAGGTTAGGACAAAGGCCAAGACCGTAACAACACTGGCTGCAATCGCTGCGATGTCTTTCAGGAATTTCAGCATGAGCCTGAGATTGGTTGCAGTTCTTCTCGGAGCATACCAGTCCATCTGAAAAGTCTCATACAGGGTCTCAATCGGAGGTTAGGCGTATCCGAGTGGAACACGATAGCCTGATGGCGTTATGGCTCTCTTCCGGTTTACTGTCATGCTGGATAATCGCTCCAAATTAGCACCCAACGCCGCTGAGCTTGGCAAGCAAGAAGACGAGGACGAAGACGAAGAGGAATATGTTGACGCCTATGCCTACAGTGAACCGGGCAGCCCGCCAGGCACGCTAGATATTGACGAAGATGCATCGCCGCCAACCATTGTGCTCATTGACTACAACGAGCAGCGAGCTACCCGTCTCCAGCTCAGTACACCTGAAGAATGTACGCCCTATCTAGAAACAGAGTCAGTGAGTTGGGTCGATGTGCAGGGCTTGGGCAGCGAAGACATTTTGCAGCGTTTAGGCCAGGTATTTGAGTTGCATCCTCTAGTGCTGGAGGACGTGGTGAATGTCCCCCAACGGCCCAAGGTCGAAGACTACGATGACCAACAGATCATTATTTGCCGCATGGTCACTTCTGAAGAGGAAAGTGAAGGTTTCTTCAGTGAGCAGGTCAGCATTGTTTTAGGTCCAAACTACGTGCTGACGGTGCAGGAGGAACCGGAATATGACTGTTTTGAACCTCTGCGCGAGCGCATCCGCCGTAACAAGGGAGCTATTCGTCGGCAGGGAGCAGACTACCTGGCCTACTGCCTGATTGACTCGGTGATTGATGGCTTTTTTCCAGTTTTGGAGGAGTACGGCGAGCGGTTAGAAGAACTAGAGGAGGAAGTCGTCCGCAGCCCCAGCCGTCAGACATTGGAAAAGATTCACGATATTAAGCGCGAATTGTTGATGCTGCGTCGGTCGATCTGGCCGCAACGGGACGCTATTAATATGCTCATTCGCGAAGACTCTCCCCTTATTCGAGATGAGGTACGGGTTTATCTGCGCGACTGCTATGACCACACGGTGCAGGTGATTGACATGGTTGAAACCTACCGAGAACTTGCCTCTAGCATGATGGACGTTTACCTCTCCTCGGTGAGCAATCGCATGAATGAAAACATGCGGGTTCTCACCGTTTTTTCGACAATCTTTCTACCCCTCACTTTTATTGCTGGGGTCTATGGCATGAACTTTGAATACATGCCTGAGTTGAAATCGCCCTGGGGTTATCCTCTAATCTGGCTGGTTATGCTAGGCATCGCAGGCGGTATGTTGTGGTTCTTCAAGCGCAAGGGTTGGCTGTCTGAAGCAGTTCCGGTTGGTCATAAGACCAGCCATTGAGGTTAACTATTAAGGTTAATTATTGAGGTTAGCTATTCAGACAAGGCGCAGGAGTAGCAGGACTGCATTCCTTGTAAGCATCCCTAAAGCTGGGAGAGTTCTTAGAAGCCCTACCGAGGGCTTTCGCCTGTTTTGCTTGCTGCTGCAGGGCTTCTTAGGGCTTGGTAGCACTAGCGCTAGGGCATGATCATGATAAAGAACAGCCAATTAGGAAAGACTTGTGGAAGCCTGGCCCCCATCCTCTCAGTCCGCCTCCAACCACCACCCTTTCTCAAGCCGCTCGCCTGATGCTCTGGTCATCCAGCCTGATGCAGTGCCTACCCGGATTCAGGTCATCCAGTATTCCAAGGACAACGCTCGCAAGTTCATTGTGGAGGATCCGGAAGACCTTAAGGCTTACCTCAGCAAACCTGAGACAGTCACCTGGATTGATGTGCAGGGGCTAGGGAAAGCCGAGGTGCTCCAGTCCATCGCCCAGGTGCTGAACTTGCATCCGCTCCTACTGGCCCAGGTTGTGAATGTGCCCCAACGACCTCGGGCGGAGAACTTCAACACGCATCAGTTGATCATTACTCGCAACGTCACGCCCAAAATGGCTTCCGCCGCTGATGCTGGCTTTGACCTAGAGCAGATTAGCTTGGTGATCGGCCCTGGCTATGTCGTGACCTTTCAGGAAGAACCTGAACACGACTGCTTTGAACCAGTCCGCGAGCGCATTCGCCGCCGCAACAGCTTGCTGCATGCTCATGGGGCAGACTTCTTGGCCTATGCCCTGCTAGATGCCACCATTGAGGGTTTTTTTCCGGTAATTGAGGACTACGGCGAACGCCTGGAAGACCTGGAAATTGAGATTGTCGAGCGGCCTAAGCAGC includes the following:
- the corA gene encoding magnesium/cobalt transporter CorA, translating into MEAWPPSSQSASNHHPFSSRSPDALVIQPDAVPTRIQVIQYSKDNARKFIVEDPEDLKAYLSKPETVTWIDVQGLGKAEVLQSIAQVLNLHPLLLAQVVNVPQRPRAENFNTHQLIITRNVTPKMASAADAGFDLEQISLVIGPGYVVTFQEEPEHDCFEPVRERIRRRNSLLHAHGADFLAYALLDATIEGFFPVIEDYGERLEDLEIEIVERPKQPSLQRINRVKRELLTLRRAAWPMRDAINEILREDCPLIGDSVRVYLRECYDHTVQIIDIIETYREVASSLMDVYLSSLSNQTNEVMKVLTIISVIFIPLTFIAGIYGMNFNTERSPLNMPELNWYWGYPAVLAVMAAIGGGMTFYFWRKGWIGGPRR
- a CDS encoding DUF1517 domain-containing protein encodes the protein MRNRVINLQPEMHSWRDRLNKVTGQTRFAVCRIFVHLAGDEIAPLLGVLNQAAREAVDADGDLDVLEDGLADICQSLLRYDPYWRSAANEGNVFWDEGEAGDYVEELFTDSAQRYLTEPDLEEPIPDADELLSLPVTRNLVVMLTVAYEGEAPELETDLASASALHSALKAIISFRGREALRAIQVHFSPAQIGEDLSSDQLLYNFPELVPL
- a CDS encoding Uma2 family endonuclease, whose translation is MTVADHDPPLPEPDSSFVNNLQDSSQCILLTETIEPVLNRHHRDSTYYIGQNCGIHWRWSEPPEAVISPGWFYVPNVLPNLNGLQRQTYVLWQELVAPWLVLEFVVGDGRAERDPTPFVGKYWIYEQAIRVPFYGIYDPTHSDLEMYHLIEGCYEPLPINNRGHYPITQLGVELGLWHGWYQQAELPWLRYVDLPWLRWWDQDGILLPTREERAEQERQKQELTQHQMERERQRAEQAEALLAQERQRAQRLAEQLQALGIRPDAV
- a CDS encoding ferrochelatase; this translates as MVATPERLQQESPQGASNSAADRVAVLLMGYGEVESYDDFANYNEQALNLLTAKFAPVPTWVYPPLAKLLAMFDLHEWSHQHGQFISPHNAIFEQQRAGIEASLQERWGERVKVFKAFNFCAPFLPEQVLAEIKAQGFDRLLIYPLLVVDSIFTSGIAVEQVNKGLAQLSDGGEHWVKGTRYIPSFYNEPDYIDLLARLVEDKIKKDLAVAHLPSQTGIVLMNHGCPHKAKGFVSGIEESQALYDRVRERLMHKYPLISVGWLNHDTPLIEWTQPNADLAGRNLIELGATALVFMPIGFATENHETLLDVDHIIERLRGKHPEVTYVRMECVNDHPEFLKMAAAWADPQIEALLSEQALAVNPTLAHSHTHSAHGSTHDHAHHEHHGHNHGHSDAHGHSHGHNHDHGHHH
- a CDS encoding S41 family peptidase → MLKFLKDIAAIAASVVTVLAFVLTFASTRPNTSNPDQNQSSDRVSNPDASPGVPVAEASASPEAPAETQSWNPLEVLQQPSEEFSDIGIRFKANEGSHYPKVREISAGSPAEQAGLQVGDVILSIDDEPTVALNNKDIVERLKANQVRLRVAREGNGSQEITVAR
- the corA gene encoding magnesium/cobalt transporter CorA yields the protein MLDNRSKLAPNAAELGKQEDEDEDEEEYVDAYAYSEPGSPPGTLDIDEDASPPTIVLIDYNEQRATRLQLSTPEECTPYLETESVSWVDVQGLGSEDILQRLGQVFELHPLVLEDVVNVPQRPKVEDYDDQQIIICRMVTSEEESEGFFSEQVSIVLGPNYVLTVQEEPEYDCFEPLRERIRRNKGAIRRQGADYLAYCLIDSVIDGFFPVLEEYGERLEELEEEVVRSPSRQTLEKIHDIKRELLMLRRSIWPQRDAINMLIREDSPLIRDEVRVYLRDCYDHTVQVIDMVETYRELASSMMDVYLSSVSNRMNENMRVLTVFSTIFLPLTFIAGVYGMNFEYMPELKSPWGYPLIWLVMLGIAGGMLWFFKRKGWLSEAVPVGHKTSH